From one Phocoena sinus isolate mPhoSin1 chromosome 6, mPhoSin1.pri, whole genome shotgun sequence genomic stretch:
- the HMGB2 gene encoding high mobility group protein B2 → MGKGDPNKPRGKMSSYAFFVQTCREEHKKKHPDSSVNFAEFSKKCSERWKTMSAKEKSKFEDMAKSDKARYDREMKNYVPPKGDKKGKKKDPNAPKRPPSAFFLFCSEHRPKIKSEHPGLSIGDTAKKLGEMWSEQSAKDKQPYEQKAAKLKEKYEKDIAAYRAKGKSEAGKKGPGRPTGSKKKNEPEDEEEEEEEEEDEDEEEEEEDEE, encoded by the exons ATGGGGAAGGGCGACCCCAACAAGCCGCGGGGCAAGATGTCCTCGTACGCCTTCTTCGTGCAGACCTGCCGGGAGGAGCACAAGAAGAAACACCCCGACTCCTCGGTCAACTTCGCCGAGTTCTCCAAGAAATGTTCCGAGAGATGGAAG ACCATGTCTGCCAAGGAAAAATCCAAGTTTGAAGATATGGCAAAAAGTGACAAAGCTCGCTATGACAGGGAGATGAAGAATTACGTTCCTCCCAAAGGTgacaagaagggaaagaaaaaagatcccAATGCGCCTAAAAGGCCTCc ATCTGCCTTCTTCCTGTTTTGCTCCGAACATCGCCCAAAGATCAAGAGCGAGCACCCTGGCTTATCCATTGGCGATACTGCcaaaaaattgggggaaatgtGGTCTGAGCAGTCAGCCAAAGACAAACAACCCTATGAACAGAAAGCAGCTAAGCTAAAGGAGAAGTATGAAAAG GATATTGCCGCATACCGTGCCAAGGGCAAGAGTGAAGCGGGAAAGAAGGGCCCTGGCAGGCCAACAGGCTCCAAGAAGAAGAATGAACCAGaagatgaggaggaagaggaagaggaggaagaggatgaagatgaggaggaagaggaggaagatgaggaatGA